The Cervus canadensis isolate Bull #8, Minnesota chromosome X, ASM1932006v1, whole genome shotgun sequence genome contains a region encoding:
- the TENT5D gene encoding terminal nucleotidyltransferase 5D, with protein sequence MSEIRFSNLTWDQVITLDKVLDEVIPVHGRGNFPTLAVKPKDIIHVVKDQLIEQGIIVKDTRLNGSTASYILASHNGISYKDLDVIFGVELPSDQEFQVVKDVVLGCLFDFLPKGVKKDKITLNIMKEAYVQKMVKVCNKHDRWSLISLSNNTGKNVELKFVNSLRRQFEFSVDSFQIVLDPMLDFYSDKNGNLTNECYPVVVAESMYGDFQEAMTHLQYKLISTRKPEEIRGGGLLKYSNLLVRDFKPACEAEIKTLERYMCSRFFIDFPDVAEQQKKIESYLRNHFIGEEKSKYDYLMTLHGVVNESTVCLMGHERRQTLNMIALMALKVLGEQNILPNTDNVTCFYQPAPYFVAEGGYPTYYVTSGQPPILFQPYHFHVPNGMI encoded by the coding sequence ATGTCTGAAATCAGATTCAGCAATCTCACTTGGGACCAAGTTATAACACTGGATAAAGTGTTAGATGAAGTAATTCCAGTTCATGGAAGGGGAAATTTCCCCACATTGGCAGTAAAACCAAAAGATATTATTCATGTTGTGAAAGATCAACTGATAGAGCAAGGAATTATTGTTAAAGATACTCGATTGAATGGCTCCACAGCAAGTTACATACTTGCAAGCCACAATGGAATCAGCTATAAGGATCTGGATGTCATTTTTGGTGTTGAACTACCAAGTGATCAAGAATTTCAGGTTGTTAAGGATGTAGttctaggttgtctattcgaCTTTTTACCAAAAGGTGTAAAAAAGGATAAGATCACCCTGAATATTATGAAAGAGGCTTATGTGCAGAAGATGGTTAAAGTTTGCAATAAGCATGATCGTTGGAGTCTCATCTCTCTGTCAAATAACACTGGGAAGAATGTCGAGCTAAAATTTGTTAATTCACTCAGACGACAATTTGAATTTAGTGTAGATTCCTTTCAAATTGTCTTGGATCCCATGTTAGATTTCTACAGTGACAAAAATGGTAACCTAACCAATGAATGCTATCCTGTTGTGGTAGCTGAAAGCATGTATGGAGATTTCCAAGAAGCAATGACACATTTACAGTACAAGCTTATATCTACCAGAAAACCTGAAGAAATTAGAGGTGGTGGCCTTCTGAAATACAGCAACTTGCTGGTTCGTGACTTTAAACCAGCTTGTGAAGCAGAAATCAAGACCCTGGAACGTTATATGTGTTCTAGATTCTTCATTGATTTTCCTGATGTAGCAGAACAGCAAAAGAAGATTGAATCATACCTCCGCAACCATTTCATAGGTGAAGAAAAGAGCAAGTATGACTACCTCATGACCTTGCATGGAGTTGTGAATGAGAGCACAGTTTGCCTCATGGGACATGAAAGAAGGCAGACCCTCAATATGATTGCCCTTATGGCTTTAAAAGTACTTGGAGAACAGAATATCCTACCTAATACTGACAACGTAACTTGCTTTTATCAGCCTGCTCCGTACTTTGTTGCCGAGGGAGGGTACCCTACTTATTATGTAACATCTGGACAACCACCTATACTCTTTCAGCCATACCACTTTCATGTTCCAAATGGTatgatttaa